In Pseudomonas sp. MTM4, one genomic interval encodes:
- a CDS encoding tetratricopeptide repeat protein, whose amino-acid sequence MALWLLDNQHLGQTKSVKRIAGRMLKQPAREGVVEAQSRLGRLLCTDCDSQRDRRIGFEMLRQAARAGDCQAQLELGQLYCQPQYRELSKARHWLEQAAAQGSAEASSALQRFSAKR is encoded by the coding sequence ATGGCGCTATGGCTGCTGGACAACCAGCATCTAGGACAAACCAAGAGTGTCAAACGAATCGCCGGTCGGATGCTCAAGCAGCCCGCGCGCGAGGGCGTGGTCGAAGCGCAGAGTCGGCTCGGGCGGCTGCTCTGCACCGACTGCGACAGCCAGCGTGATCGGCGCATCGGTTTCGAAATGCTGCGCCAGGCCGCCCGTGCCGGTGATTGCCAGGCGCAGCTGGAGCTGGGGCAGCTGTATTGTCAGCCGCAGTACCGCGAGTTGAGTAAGGCCCGGCATTGGCTGGAGCAAGCCGCTGCGCAAGGTTCGGCTGAGGCATCGAGCGCTCTACAGCGCTTCTCCGCGAAGCGCTGA
- a CDS encoding YdbH domain-containing protein has translation MTKGRRVLGWTVAGVVLLVLGIAVYGGLRWQEFKREFDIVTLDIDGLRLSTDQLRVRQIVLVRQTASDERLAVTVDNLRLGIANWWRPLPLRSLRIDHLDVQWQPVPNASDEREPTALPSRQQLERWTAWLPRSGHIASLVTTLPCASGTCQEQGELSWQHAGREVLPATLNLQLHHDTHQLALTLDIHERGADTHADLQLQLDDRQRLSMQNRLTPEADSTQWRGTLAMSELPEAPWLLEWLGEWLAYAPPALPELPEQMRIGAGWSLQIDTDDLTGEWRVLDGELRLSSHLPAPWPVPGIGQLQGRLDATAEANRGIWLPTELTADLQLRPAATLVEALPAPLRPDAISLQITPAPATETTSTIPLQMRLNASGATPLTLDSLIALETAAPYALSFEQTRLRLDSRALSLAEMTLTDLEADLRMRGRATMEAANIQFEKGSQITLARLSSGADLVANGVQLDPSGLDIAIDSDDQQWDELSIEGKPTLKIAELRQPALRPMGWQWSGKLVVGSEQLSLEGPLQNDAGLTLPLTLNHNWSSGATRLNASLPELFLRAGNPLAATLADWPQVLELSTGRLQGQGQLDLPAKGLPEASATLSVKGLGGIYDRTELSGLDANLSIALRRNQLRLGIPELILREANPGFTFGPLRFGGEYTGDIDHLDRGRLAWNTAEVQLLGGRLWLDPGEADLDAGTQQLSAHLRGLQLPLLLEAYPAEGLSGTGVIDGELQLQRGEAGVSIERGSLQAREPGGVLRFRSAKIQALGQSNPAMRLVTEALDDFHYDLLASDVHYAADGTLDLGLKLHGRNPALEGGRPINLSINLEENIPALLTSLQLSDRVSETIQRRVQERLR, from the coding sequence ATGACGAAGGGGCGCAGGGTCCTGGGCTGGACGGTCGCGGGAGTGGTTCTGCTGGTTCTTGGCATTGCCGTCTACGGTGGCTTGCGCTGGCAAGAATTCAAGCGTGAGTTCGATATCGTCACGCTCGACATCGACGGGTTGCGCCTGTCGACCGATCAGCTACGCGTGCGACAAATTGTCTTGGTTAGGCAGACCGCATCCGACGAACGGCTCGCGGTAACGGTCGATAATTTGCGCCTCGGCATCGCGAACTGGTGGCGACCGCTGCCGCTCCGGTCGCTACGCATCGATCACCTCGACGTACAGTGGCAGCCGGTGCCCAACGCGAGTGATGAGCGCGAACCCACCGCCCTGCCCAGCCGCCAGCAACTGGAACGCTGGACGGCCTGGTTGCCCCGTAGCGGCCATATCGCTTCGCTCGTCACCACCCTGCCCTGCGCCAGCGGTACCTGTCAGGAACAGGGCGAGCTGAGCTGGCAGCACGCCGGTAGAGAGGTGCTACCCGCCACACTGAACCTGCAGCTACATCACGACACGCATCAGCTGGCACTGACGCTGGACATCCACGAACGGGGCGCCGACACCCATGCCGATCTGCAATTGCAACTGGACGACCGACAGCGCCTGTCCATGCAAAACCGGCTGACGCCAGAGGCCGACTCGACACAATGGCGCGGCACGCTGGCCATGAGCGAGCTGCCGGAAGCGCCTTGGCTGCTGGAGTGGTTGGGCGAATGGCTGGCCTACGCACCGCCAGCTTTACCCGAATTGCCGGAGCAGATGCGCATTGGCGCGGGCTGGTCGCTGCAGATCGATACCGACGACCTTACGGGTGAATGGCGTGTGCTCGATGGCGAGCTACGCCTGTCGAGCCATCTGCCCGCACCCTGGCCGGTACCCGGCATCGGTCAACTGCAAGGACGATTGGATGCAACCGCCGAAGCCAATCGTGGCATCTGGCTACCTACCGAACTGACCGCCGATCTGCAACTGCGCCCGGCGGCCACGTTGGTCGAAGCCCTTCCGGCACCGCTGCGACCCGACGCGATCAGTCTGCAGATCACGCCAGCGCCGGCCACTGAAACAACGTCCACGATACCGCTGCAGATGCGCCTGAACGCGAGCGGGGCTACGCCGCTCACACTCGATAGCCTGATCGCGCTCGAAACCGCCGCGCCCTATGCGCTGTCCTTCGAGCAAACCAGATTGAGGCTGGATAGCAGAGCGCTTTCGTTGGCGGAAATGACCTTGACCGACCTTGAAGCCGATCTGCGGATGCGTGGCCGCGCAACCATGGAAGCAGCCAATATCCAGTTCGAGAAAGGCTCGCAGATCACACTGGCTCGTCTAAGCAGTGGCGCCGATCTGGTGGCTAACGGCGTGCAACTTGACCCATCCGGGCTCGATATCGCTATTGACTCCGACGACCAGCAGTGGGACGAATTGTCAATCGAAGGCAAGCCCACGCTCAAGATCGCCGAACTCCGGCAACCGGCGCTGCGCCCCATGGGCTGGCAATGGAGCGGCAAACTCGTTGTCGGAAGCGAACAGCTTTCGCTCGAAGGCCCGCTGCAAAACGACGCCGGGCTCACGCTCCCTCTGACGCTCAACCACAACTGGTCCAGCGGCGCGACGCGGCTGAATGCAAGCCTTCCTGAACTGTTCCTGCGCGCGGGCAATCCGTTGGCTGCGACGCTCGCCGACTGGCCGCAGGTTCTGGAACTGAGCACTGGAAGGCTGCAGGGGCAAGGTCAGCTCGACCTGCCTGCCAAGGGTCTTCCCGAGGCGAGCGCGACGCTCAGCGTCAAAGGGCTCGGTGGCATTTACGACCGCACCGAACTGAGCGGGTTGGACGCGAACCTCTCGATTGCGCTGCGGCGAAACCAGCTGCGCCTGGGGATTCCCGAACTGATCCTGCGGGAAGCCAATCCTGGCTTCACCTTCGGCCCGCTGCGGTTCGGCGGCGAATATACGGGCGACATCGACCACCTCGACCGGGGCCGTCTCGCCTGGAACACCGCTGAGGTGCAATTGCTGGGCGGCCGGCTCTGGCTCGACCCCGGCGAGGCGGACCTGGATGCCGGCACGCAACAGCTGAGCGCGCATTTGCGCGGTCTACAACTGCCGTTATTGCTCGAGGCCTACCCCGCCGAAGGCCTGTCCGGCACCGGCGTAATTGATGGTGAATTGCAGCTGCAGCGTGGCGAGGCTGGCGTGAGTATCGAACGCGGCTCGCTGCAGGCGCGGGAGCCGGGCGGCGTGCTGCGGTTCCGCTCAGCGAAAATTCAGGCGCTCGGCCAGTCCAACCCAGCGATGCGTCTGGTGACCGAGGCCCTGGATGACTTTCACTACGACCTGCTCGCCAGCGACGTGCACTACGCCGCCGACGGTACGCTCGACCTGGGGCTCAAGCTGCACGGTCGCAATCCGGCGTTGGAAGGCGGTCGCCCGATCAACCTTTCGATCAACCTCGAAGAGAACATTCCGGCTCTGCTGACCAGCCTGCAACTGTCCGATCGCGTCAGCGAAACCATTCAAAGGCGGGTGCAGGAGCGCCTCAGATAA
- a CDS encoding YnbE family lipoprotein: MRLRYPISILALALLASACTPRVELAVPNEPININLNVKIEHEIYIKVDKQLDSIINEDSGLF, encoded by the coding sequence ATGCGGTTGCGCTATCCGATCAGCATTCTGGCGCTGGCCCTGCTCGCCAGCGCCTGCACCCCAAGAGTGGAATTGGCTGTGCCCAACGAGCCGATCAACATCAACCTCAACGTGAAAATCGAGCACGAGATCTACATCAAGGTCGACAAGCAGCTCGACTCGATCATCAACGAAGACAGCGGCCTGTTCTAA
- a CDS encoding YdbL family protein has product MKSYLKFGTLLLALCLALPAAAMTLNEAMAALGQAKASGQLGEKPDGYLGVVQSGGQAEDIASQINQARRAEYHRLAQKNGIAVSDVEAIAGKKAIEKTPSGQIIQLNGSWVKK; this is encoded by the coding sequence ATGAAAAGCTATCTGAAATTCGGTACCCTGCTCCTGGCGCTGTGCCTGGCCCTGCCCGCCGCCGCCATGACCCTCAATGAAGCCATGGCCGCTCTCGGTCAGGCCAAGGCCAGCGGCCAGCTCGGCGAGAAGCCCGACGGCTATCTGGGTGTGGTGCAGTCCGGTGGCCAGGCGGAAGATATCGCCAGTCAGATCAACCAGGCGCGGCGCGCCGAATATCACCGTCTGGCGCAGAAGAACGGCATCGCCGTCAGCGATGTCGAGGCGATTGCCGGCAAGAAGGCCATCGAGAAGACCCCCTCGGGGCAGATCATCCAGCTCAACGGCAGTTGGGTGAAGAAATAA
- a CDS encoding lipid A deacylase LpxR family protein, translated as MANPHLRTRISIAVLVACVPLVSQADLYSLKIENDIIATGSDGHYTNGFELMRSFKPEADHWTRGFAGSMPGWAAEEVDNVAYRFGHQIYTPNEIEQAELIEDDRPYAGLLFAGMSLFSDIQHEGWREASGLHLDVGVVGPAAGGKRIQRWVHDATDSDEPRGWDNQLRNEPFVNVGYQKRWWLQQRFAGLEMEYGPSAGVALGNLYTYGSAGLGVRIGQGLARSFSIPAVAPAQSGSMFFDQGGGFAWSLFANLEGRYMAHNMLLEGNTFKSSHSVDSREWVGDAKAGVALTWSSWQLAFASVWRTREFNGQDEHDQFGSLTLSAWF; from the coding sequence ATGGCAAACCCGCATTTGCGTACTCGTATTTCCATCGCCGTACTTGTCGCTTGTGTTCCTCTCGTCAGCCAGGCGGACTTGTATTCGCTGAAGATCGAGAACGACATCATCGCCACCGGTAGTGACGGTCATTACACCAACGGCTTCGAGCTGATGCGCTCGTTTAAGCCCGAGGCTGATCACTGGACGCGCGGGTTCGCTGGGTCCATGCCGGGTTGGGCGGCGGAGGAGGTCGATAACGTGGCCTATCGCTTCGGGCACCAGATCTACACCCCGAACGAGATCGAACAGGCCGAGCTGATCGAGGACGATCGGCCTTATGCCGGCCTGTTGTTCGCCGGAATGTCGCTCTTTTCCGATATACAGCACGAGGGTTGGCGCGAAGCCAGTGGCCTGCACCTCGACGTGGGTGTGGTCGGGCCGGCTGCGGGCGGCAAGCGGATTCAGCGCTGGGTGCATGATGCGACCGACAGCGACGAGCCCAGGGGTTGGGACAACCAGTTGCGCAACGAGCCCTTCGTCAACGTCGGCTACCAGAAACGCTGGTGGTTGCAGCAGCGCTTCGCCGGGCTGGAAATGGAGTACGGGCCGAGCGCAGGCGTCGCGCTCGGCAATCTCTACACCTACGGTTCCGCAGGCCTGGGCGTTCGTATCGGCCAGGGCTTGGCGCGCAGCTTCAGCATCCCGGCAGTGGCGCCCGCACAGAGTGGCAGCATGTTCTTCGACCAGGGCGGCGGGTTCGCCTGGAGCCTTTTCGCCAACCTCGAAGGACGCTACATGGCCCACAACATGCTGCTGGAGGGCAATACCTTCAAAAGCAGCCATTCGGTCGACAGCCGCGAGTGGGTTGGCGATGCCAAGGCCGGCGTGGCGCTGACCTGGAGCAGCTGGCAACTGGCGTTCGCCAGTGTCTGGCGGACCCGCGAATTCAATGGCCAGGACGAACACGATCAGTTCGGCTCACTGACGCTTTCCGCCTGGTTCTGA
- a CDS encoding PhoX family phosphatase, protein MKQDFQSFHANLSALDDQAINPSSNASLGQLVDRSRRSMLKGSLGLAALGFLGGSLSACRSAGQSDSLIGFSGIPTQLDPKFDSVQVAPGYSARTFFSWGDAVLADAPEWNPDASDDWQAQLKQAGDNHDGMHFFPFPENPDSHGLLVINHEYVNPPLHPNGMTLTDGKRPLDEVRKEQAAHGVSVIEVKKDAQGQWQRVMPSRYNRRISAMTPMAVSGPLAGNDALKTASDPSGREIIGTLNNCSSGFTPWGTYLVCEENWHNYFVNHDAADLATRVSHKRYGIAGEGLSKLYGWETADPRFNATPDPAQPHNGHVNEPNRFGWVVEVDPFDPQSTPIKRTAFGRYCRECSVLSLGEDGRMAFYSGDDTKGEYVYKFVPSGRYVPGADHANRQLLDRGTLYVARFNADGSGEWLALVHGRNGLSAANGFADQAEVLLNARAAADHVGATPMDRPEWVAVHPHSREVYVTLTNNDGRGVKQPTDKANPRPNNLHGQILRWNEQGGDPTATVFTWEIFLLAGERRGAKDADGQPVPAHLTGTINGDIFSSPDGVAFDGAGRLWIETDYGDEEPAMQAMGTNQLLCADPRTREVRRFLVGPRGCEITGITWSPDYRAMWINVQHPELSFPASDGKTRPRSSTVLITKSDGGVIGT, encoded by the coding sequence ATGAAACAGGATTTTCAGAGTTTTCACGCCAACCTTTCAGCCCTCGACGATCAGGCCATTAACCCGAGCTCGAATGCCTCGCTGGGGCAACTGGTCGATCGCAGCCGGCGGAGCATGCTCAAGGGCAGTCTTGGTCTGGCCGCGCTCGGTTTTCTCGGCGGGAGCCTGAGCGCCTGCCGCAGCGCCGGGCAGTCTGATTCGCTGATCGGCTTCAGCGGGATTCCCACTCAGCTTGACCCGAAATTCGACAGCGTGCAGGTGGCGCCCGGCTACAGCGCGCGGACGTTCTTTTCCTGGGGCGATGCGGTGCTGGCCGACGCACCAGAGTGGAACCCGGACGCCAGCGACGACTGGCAGGCCCAGCTCAAGCAGGCCGGCGACAACCACGATGGCATGCATTTCTTCCCCTTTCCAGAAAACCCGGACAGCCACGGCTTGCTGGTGATCAACCATGAGTACGTCAATCCGCCACTGCACCCCAACGGCATGACGCTCACCGACGGCAAGCGCCCGCTGGACGAAGTGCGCAAGGAACAGGCGGCCCACGGCGTTAGTGTCATCGAAGTGAAGAAGGATGCGCAGGGACAATGGCAGCGGGTCATGCCATCGCGCTACAACCGCCGTATCTCGGCGATGACGCCTATGGCGGTCAGCGGACCGCTGGCCGGTAACGACGCGCTGAAGACCGCCTCCGACCCGAGCGGGCGGGAAATCATCGGTACGCTGAACAACTGTTCCAGCGGCTTCACGCCGTGGGGCACCTATCTGGTGTGCGAGGAAAACTGGCACAACTACTTCGTCAACCACGACGCCGCGGACCTGGCCACGCGCGTCTCGCACAAGCGCTACGGTATTGCCGGCGAAGGGCTGAGCAAGCTCTACGGCTGGGAGACTGCCGATCCGCGCTTCAACGCCACGCCGGACCCGGCGCAACCCCACAATGGCCACGTGAATGAGCCGAACCGCTTCGGCTGGGTGGTGGAAGTCGACCCGTTCGATCCGCAGAGCACGCCGATCAAGCGCACCGCGTTTGGCCGTTATTGCCGTGAGTGCTCGGTGCTTTCGCTGGGCGAGGACGGTCGCATGGCGTTCTATTCCGGCGACGACACCAAGGGCGAATACGTCTACAAGTTCGTCCCCAGCGGGCGCTACGTGCCGGGTGCTGATCACGCCAACCGTCAGCTGTTGGACAGAGGCACGCTCTACGTGGCGCGCTTCAATGCCGACGGCAGCGGCGAGTGGCTGGCGTTGGTGCACGGGCGGAACGGCTTGAGCGCCGCGAACGGTTTCGCCGACCAGGCCGAGGTACTGCTCAACGCCCGCGCCGCTGCCGATCACGTCGGAGCGACACCTATGGATCGGCCGGAATGGGTGGCGGTGCATCCTCACAGTCGGGAGGTCTACGTGACGCTTACCAACAATGATGGCCGTGGCGTGAAGCAGCCAACCGACAAGGCCAACCCGCGACCGAACAACCTGCACGGGCAGATCCTGCGCTGGAACGAGCAGGGCGGAGATCCGACCGCGACGGTCTTCACCTGGGAAATCTTCCTGTTGGCCGGTGAGCGACGCGGCGCTAAAGACGCGGACGGCCAGCCGGTGCCGGCTCATCTCACCGGGACCATTAACGGGGATATTTTTTCTTCGCCAGATGGCGTGGCGTTCGATGGCGCCGGCCGGTTGTGGATCGAAACCGATTACGGCGACGAGGAGCCAGCGATGCAGGCCATGGGCACCAACCAGCTGCTGTGCGCCGACCCACGGACCCGTGAGGTGCGGCGTTTTCTGGTCGGCCCGCGCGGGTGCGAGATCACCGGCATCACCTGGAGCCCGGACTACCGGGCCATGTGGATCAATGTGCAGCATCCCGAGCTGAGTTTTCCGGCCAGCGACGGCAAGACTCGCCCGCGTTCCTCAACGGTGCTCATCACCAAGAGCGACGGAGGCGTTATCGGCACCTGA
- a CDS encoding TonB family protein: protein MSSLIMTLPNSFPAPRPQWLSHASAAVVTVALHAAVFGLLLHGWTPELTAPSSTQVLKTQLVSLPAPQPVLAAPVEPEPTPLPEPVETMVRDVVEEPQVDPRIEQHRLEQAELAYKRAELERRAEEQRVKERQRKQQLERERQERLEVERQQHETQRREQLAREARQREQAAQAEAAAAAERARQAEAAAAASRQYLPIAKDAPAYPQRALDKGIEGTCTVSYSVNPQGRIENPKALDDCHPLFIRPSLSAAKSFRYQPRVIDGRAVSVPEVKNTFHYRIQ, encoded by the coding sequence ATGAGCAGTCTGATCATGACATTGCCCAACAGCTTTCCAGCTCCCCGGCCGCAGTGGCTCAGCCATGCCAGCGCAGCGGTGGTGACCGTAGCGCTGCACGCCGCGGTGTTCGGCCTGCTGTTGCACGGTTGGACGCCGGAGCTGACGGCACCCAGCTCGACACAGGTACTCAAGACCCAGCTGGTCAGTTTGCCGGCTCCGCAACCGGTGCTCGCGGCGCCTGTCGAACCCGAGCCGACGCCGTTGCCGGAGCCAGTCGAGACCATGGTTCGAGACGTGGTCGAGGAACCGCAAGTCGATCCGCGAATCGAACAGCATCGGCTCGAACAGGCCGAGCTCGCCTACAAGCGCGCCGAACTGGAACGACGGGCCGAAGAGCAGCGCGTAAAAGAGCGGCAACGCAAGCAGCAGTTGGAGCGTGAGCGGCAAGAGCGGCTTGAGGTCGAGCGTCAGCAGCACGAAACCCAGCGTCGTGAACAGTTGGCCCGCGAGGCGCGACAGCGCGAGCAGGCAGCGCAGGCCGAAGCGGCTGCCGCCGCTGAACGAGCACGCCAAGCCGAAGCCGCCGCGGCTGCCAGTCGGCAGTACTTGCCGATCGCCAAGGATGCGCCAGCCTACCCGCAACGTGCGTTGGACAAGGGTATCGAGGGCACCTGCACCGTCAGTTATTCGGTCAACCCGCAGGGGCGGATCGAGAATCCGAAGGCGCTGGATGACTGCCATCCGCTGTTCATCCGTCCGTCGCTCTCCGCCGCCAAGAGCTTTCGCTATCAGCCTCGTGTCATCGACGGGCGTGCAGTGTCAGTGCCCGAAGTGAAGAACACCTTCCACTACCGCATCCAATGA
- the tolR gene encoding protein TolR, whose protein sequence is MLVKPQRKHGPKAEMNVVPYIDVMLVLLVIFMVTAPMLVQGVKIELPKVAAEAMPTENERQILTLSVKADGGFYWNLGSELNAEDQTDSAIDLEEMREKVAAIIAERGDTQVYVRADDTADYGRVVAGIAELQRGGVVNLGLITEAPPGQSAP, encoded by the coding sequence ATGCTGGTCAAGCCACAGCGTAAACACGGCCCCAAGGCCGAAATGAATGTGGTCCCTTACATCGACGTGATGCTGGTGCTGCTGGTGATCTTCATGGTCACCGCGCCGATGCTGGTGCAGGGCGTGAAGATCGAACTGCCCAAGGTGGCCGCCGAGGCGATGCCCACGGAGAACGAGCGGCAGATCCTCACGCTCTCGGTGAAGGCCGACGGCGGCTTCTACTGGAACCTGGGCAGCGAGCTGAACGCCGAGGACCAGACCGACAGCGCCATCGACCTTGAGGAGATGCGGGAGAAGGTCGCGGCAATCATCGCCGAGCGCGGCGACACCCAGGTCTATGTGCGCGCCGATGACACTGCCGATTATGGCCGCGTGGTGGCCGGGATCGCCGAGCTGCAGCGCGGCGGCGTGGTGAATCTCGGCCTGATCACCGAGGCGCCGCCTGGGCAGTCCGCGCCATGA
- the tolQ gene encoding protein TolQ, whose translation MQSTLEHMSVWGLVSEASLVVQLVMITLVLASVASWYLIIQRGAALRRSERLLTTFLQRFRGGGELAQLYREGSEQALPNEAALQRIFLAGYQEFNQLHRQPGIAPDAVIEGVERSLYVAIAEQEERLESGLQFLATVGSVSPYIGLFGTVWGIMNSFLGLSMVQQATLSTVAPGIAEALIATAIGLFAAIPAVMAYNRFSARGQTLSSRYYSFANELQARLHRRLHAASPSVAAAA comes from the coding sequence ATGCAAAGCACACTCGAACACATGTCGGTCTGGGGGCTGGTCAGCGAGGCCAGCCTGGTGGTGCAGCTGGTGATGATCACGCTGGTGCTGGCTTCGGTCGCCAGCTGGTATCTGATTATCCAACGAGGAGCCGCGTTGCGCCGCAGCGAACGATTGCTGACTACCTTCCTGCAACGCTTTCGCGGCGGCGGAGAACTCGCCCAGCTGTACCGGGAGGGCAGCGAACAGGCGCTCCCCAACGAGGCGGCATTGCAACGCATCTTTCTGGCCGGTTATCAGGAATTCAACCAGCTGCACCGCCAGCCTGGTATTGCACCGGATGCGGTGATCGAAGGGGTCGAGCGCAGCCTCTATGTGGCCATCGCGGAACAGGAGGAGCGGCTCGAGAGTGGTCTTCAGTTTCTTGCCACCGTCGGTTCGGTCAGCCCCTACATCGGCCTGTTTGGCACCGTCTGGGGCATCATGAATTCATTTCTCGGCCTGTCCATGGTGCAGCAGGCGACACTTTCGACCGTCGCTCCGGGCATCGCCGAAGCCTTGATCGCCACGGCCATTGGCCTGTTTGCCGCGATCCCGGCGGTGATGGCCTACAACCGCTTCTCCGCGCGCGGGCAGACGCTGAGCAGCCGCTATTACAGCTTCGCCAATGAGCTGCAGGCACGCTTGCATCGGCGCCTGCATGCCGCATCGCCCAGCGTAGCCGCAGCCGCCTGA
- a CDS encoding phytase, with the protein MNVTLHKPLLLSLCIALAACQTAKHDEQPSAVPSLAFADGAVVMDAENAQLVRDDRFWPGADQLMIRPDARGLQLFDAQGQLLSQLKGRFEGLDHRAGGHGLLVATIDQMRQQAVLLGLDRAHRWSQPLYIPKTDFAIEGLCLYRDSARNEFVFLLGEDGIGEQWLIAADERLLSAPQRVRGLSLPPESGYCQVDDQSGELLVNEEGVGVWSYAADAEAPLLRQPVDIRQPFGSIAQAAAGIALVPGGLLVLDPETGALHLYRQDGGAWLSHSVLPLDALVEPEQISARLTQRGLELLLIDERGAHRARLDWQPEASAATPVIPVLPAQVQTEPVPSLGDAADDPAIWVNPNDPSNSRVLGTDKKGGLGVYDMAGKQLQYLSVGRLNNVDVRSGFSLDGKPVDLAVASNRDHNSLHLFAIDQRSGWLSDIGQIETPLGDIYGLCMFKDEQGAIHAIANDKDGRFLQYRLDGVTGEPRGELVRSFKVETQPEGCVADDRNQRLYVGEEDVAVWTLDARADAPTVLEKVIGVGGPVHDDIEGLALYQGEKADYLVISSQGNDSYVVLDARAPYAMRGAFRVGLNAQLGIDGASETDGLEVTSANLGGIWSRGMLVVQDGRKRMPEGPQNYKYLPWAAVAEALGLD; encoded by the coding sequence ATGAACGTAACCTTGCACAAACCTTTGCTGTTGAGCCTCTGCATTGCGCTGGCAGCCTGCCAGACGGCCAAGCACGACGAGCAGCCTTCGGCGGTACCGAGCCTTGCGTTTGCCGATGGGGCAGTCGTTATGGATGCGGAGAACGCTCAGCTCGTCCGCGATGATCGTTTCTGGCCGGGTGCCGACCAGCTGATGATTCGCCCCGACGCCCGCGGGCTGCAGTTGTTCGATGCCCAAGGCCAGCTGCTAAGCCAGTTGAAGGGCCGATTCGAAGGGCTCGATCACCGCGCAGGCGGGCATGGCTTGCTGGTCGCGACCATCGATCAGATGCGCCAGCAGGCTGTACTGCTCGGATTGGATCGAGCGCATCGCTGGAGCCAGCCGTTGTATATCCCGAAGACCGATTTCGCTATCGAGGGGCTCTGTCTGTATCGAGACTCGGCACGCAACGAATTTGTCTTTCTGCTGGGTGAAGACGGTATCGGCGAACAATGGCTGATTGCGGCAGACGAGCGCCTGCTAAGCGCACCGCAACGGGTTCGCGGTCTGAGCCTGCCGCCGGAAAGCGGGTACTGCCAGGTCGACGATCAATCTGGTGAGCTGTTGGTGAACGAGGAGGGCGTTGGCGTCTGGAGCTACGCCGCTGATGCGGAGGCGCCCCTGCTCCGCCAGCCGGTAGATATCCGCCAGCCCTTCGGGAGCATCGCGCAAGCCGCGGCCGGTATCGCTCTGGTGCCGGGCGGGTTGCTGGTGCTGGACCCGGAAACGGGCGCGTTGCATCTGTATCGGCAAGACGGCGGCGCTTGGCTCAGCCATTCGGTGTTGCCGCTGGATGCGCTCGTTGAACCGGAGCAGATAAGCGCTCGGCTGACGCAACGCGGCCTCGAGCTGTTGCTGATCGACGAGCGTGGTGCGCACAGGGCCCGTCTGGACTGGCAACCCGAAGCGTCTGCTGCGACGCCCGTCATTCCGGTATTGCCAGCGCAGGTCCAGACCGAACCGGTGCCGAGTCTGGGCGATGCGGCCGATGACCCGGCCATCTGGGTCAACCCGAACGACCCCTCCAACAGCCGAGTGCTCGGTACTGACAAGAAGGGCGGGCTGGGTGTCTACGACATGGCTGGCAAGCAGTTGCAGTACCTGTCGGTAGGCCGGTTGAACAATGTCGATGTGCGTTCGGGCTTTTCACTGGACGGCAAGCCGGTCGATCTGGCCGTCGCCAGCAACCGCGATCACAACAGTCTGCATTTATTTGCCATCGATCAACGCAGCGGGTGGCTGAGCGACATCGGGCAGATCGAGACGCCGCTTGGTGATATCTACGGCCTGTGCATGTTCAAGGACGAGCAGGGTGCCATCCACGCCATCGCCAACGACAAGGACGGCCGATTCCTGCAATACCGCTTGGATGGCGTCACGGGTGAGCCGCGCGGTGAATTGGTCCGTAGCTTCAAAGTTGAGACCCAGCCGGAAGGCTGCGTGGCCGACGACCGTAACCAGCGCTTGTACGTCGGTGAGGAAGACGTCGCGGTGTGGACGCTCGATGCCCGTGCTGACGCTCCGACTGTACTGGAGAAGGTCATCGGAGTGGGTGGCCCGGTGCACGACGACATCGAAGGTCTGGCGCTCTATCAGGGTGAAAAGGCTGACTATCTGGTGATTTCCAGCCAGGGCAACGACAGCTATGTGGTGCTTGATGCCCGCGCGCCTTACGCCATGCGCGGCGCCTTCCGTGTGGGCTTGAACGCCCAGCTGGGTATCGATGGCGCTTCGGAAACCGACGGTCTGGAGGTCACCTCGGCCAATCTCGGAGGCATCTGGAGCCGCGGAATGCTGGTGGTGCAGGACGGCCGCAAGCGCATGCCAGAGGGGCCACAGAACTACAAGTACCTCCCCTGGGCGGCCGTTGCCGAGGCATTGGGTCTGGACTGA